In a genomic window of Salmo trutta chromosome 32, fSalTru1.1, whole genome shotgun sequence:
- the gaa gene encoding lysosomal alpha-glucosidase isoform X1 → MGLSSCLSALSLSALLTLALITCLHLSYLSDQKLSLIKLTSKQQPDETPIHLSVRPGLEEDPATKQAGERETVNLQRGSSHPAPSHRLLWEVPHPASSSGPREAECRRVALESRFDCARDRVLSQTECQGRGCCYAPLPQGLSGGPPWCFYPPSYSGYRMGPLTPTSRGQAATLTRPTPSYLPRDISTLRLEILDETEGRLHLTLKDPLSRRYEVPLSTAQSRGNTDTQDHQYVTEFQPDPFGFIVRRKSNGRVLVDTTVAPLLYADQYLQLSTSLASSLVSGLGEHYTPLSLDLNWTSLTLWNRDMAPHGDANLYGSHPFYMVQEGDGQAHGVFLLNSNAMEVVLQPSPALTWVAVGGILDLYIFLGPDPQSVVRQYLQVIGYPMMPPYWSLGFHLCRWGYRSTNTTREVVRRMHNANFPLDVQWNDLDYADKRRVFTFDPQRFVDLPDMVKEFHQKGMKYILILDPGISSTSPPGTYPPFDEGQRRGVFIRNSTGQTLIGKVWPGPTAFPDFTNPETQSWWEDCIREFHSRVPLDGLWIDMNEPASFVQGSVEGCPDSDLEHPPYVPRVVGGQLNTGTLCMSAQQNQSTHYNLHNLYGLTEASATHSALVKVRGSRPFVLSRSSFPGIGRFSGVWTGDVRSDWEQLRYSIPAVLLFGLFGVPLVGADVCGFRGDTTEELCVRWTQLGAFYPFMRNHNDKPNAPQEPYVFGLEAQAAMRSAVMLRYSLLPFLYTLFYHTHTSADTVATPLFLQFPSDPNCQTIDRQFLWGSSLLVSPVLEQGAVELAAYLPPGTWYSLHNGQPFYSKGQYLLLPAPLDTINVHVREGHIIPQQEPGLTTSASRSNPFLLMVALSAGGWAWGDLFWDDGDSLDTFQRGDYSYVIFVAGQSQVVSDPLRQNGALDGLVLGGLRVFGVPSPPRFVWANGKKVWDFSYRTDTKVLTVTSLALPMSEVFEVLWTL, encoded by the exons ATGGGTTTGTCTAGTTGTctgtctgccctgtctctctCAGCCCTGCTCACCCTGGCCTTGATAACATGTTTACACCTTAGCTACCTGTCTGACCAAAAGTTGTCACTGATAAAATTAACTAGCAAACAACAACCAGATGAGACACCAATACACCTGTCAGTAAGACCTGGTTTAGAGGAAGATCCAGCAACAAAACAGGCTggtgagagggagacagtgaaCCTCCAGAGGGGTAGCTCCCATCCAGCCCCCAGCCACAGATTGCTGTGGGAAGTCCCCCATCCAGCCAGCTCCAGTGGTCCCAGAGAGGCAGAGTGTAGGAGGGTAGCCCTGGAGAGCCGCTTTGACTGCGCCCGGGACCGAGTTCTGAGCCAGACAGAGTGTCAGGGGAGAGGGTGCTGCTATGCCCCCCTACCACAAGGCCTCTCTGGAGGACCCCCCTGGTGCTTCTACCCCCCGTCATACAGCGGCTACAGGATGGGGCCCCTCACCCCCACTTCCAGGGGCCAGGCTGCCACCCTTACTCGGCCCACTCCCTCCTACCTTCCCCGGGATATCTCTACGCTCCGGTTGGAGATACTGGATGAGACAGAAGGCCGACTGCACCTCACT TTGAAGGATCCGTTGTCCCGGCGATATGAGGTTCCTTTATCCACTGCCCAGTCCAGGGGTAACACTGACACCCAGGACCACCAATATGTCACTGAGTTTCAACCCGACCCTTTTGGGTTCATAGTGCGCCGAAAATCCAACGGCCGTGTCCT tgtggaCACCACGGTGGCCCCGCTGCTGTATGCTGACCAGTACCTGCAGCTGTCCACGTCCCTGGCCTCCTCACTGGTGTCTGGGCTGGGGGAACACTACACGCCCCTCAGCCTGGACCTCAATTGGACCTCCCTCACCCTTTGGAACAGGGACATGGCACCCCAC GGCGATGCCAACCTTTATGGGTCCCATCCGTTCTACATGGTGCAGGAGGGGGATGGACAGGCTCACGGGGTCTTCCTGCTCAACAGTAATGCCATGG AGGTGGTGCTGCAGCCTAGCCCTGCTCTGACCTGGGTGGCTGTGGGAGGAATCCTGGACCTGTACATCTTCCTGGGCCCTGACCCTCAGAGTGTTGTCAGACAGTACCTCCAGGTTATAG GGTACCCTATGATGCCTCCTTATTGGTCACTGGGGTTCCACCTGTGTCGCTGGGGTTACCGGTCCACCAACACAACCCGAGAGGTGGTGCGACGCATGCACAACGCTAACTTCCCCCTG gacgtgcaGTGGAATGACCTGGATTATGCAGACAAGCGTCGGGTGTTCACCTTTGACCCCCAGCGCTTTGTGGACCTGCCAGACATGGTGAAGGAGTTTCATCAGAAGGGCATGAAGTACATTCTCATCCTG GACCCTGGGATCAGCAGCACCAGCCCCCCTGGTACATACCCACCCTTTGATGAGGGTCAGCGGAGAGGGGTCTTCATCAGGAACTCTACAGGACAGACACTCATAGGGAAG GTGTGGCCTGGTCCGACAGCGTTCCCTGACTTCACTAACCCAGAGACACAGAGCTGGTGGGAGGACTGCATTCGGGAGTTCCACTCCAGAGTCCCGCTAGATGGCCTGTGGATT GATATGAATGAACCAGCCAGTTTTGTGCAGGGCTCTGTGGAAGGGTGTCCTGACAGTGATTTGGAGCACCCCCCCTACGTGCCAC gggTGGTTGGAGGACAGCTGAACACTGGTACACTCTGCATGTCAGCTCAACAGAACCAGTCCACTCACTACAACCTGCATAACCTCTATGGGCTGACGGAGGCTAGCGCCACCCACAG TGCCCTGGTGAAGGTCCGGGGGTCGCGACCCTTCGTGCTGTCCCGCTCCTCCTTCCCTGGCATTGGCCGTTTCTCCGGAGTCTGGACGGGAGATGTGAGGAGCGACTGGGAGCAGCTCAGATACTCCATCCCTG cGGTGCTGCTGTTTGGCCTGTTCGGGGTGCCCCTGGTGGGGGCGGATGTGTGTGGGTTCAGGGGGGACACCACAGAGGAGCTGTGTGTACGCTGGACCCAGCTTGGAGCCTTCTACCCCTTCATGAGGAACCACAACGACAAGCCCAACGCT CCCCAGGAGCCCTATGTGTTTGGGCTGGAGGCCCAGGCAGCCATGCGTAGCGCGGTGATGTTACGTTACTCTCTCCTGCCGTTCCTCTACACACtcttctaccacacacacacctccgcaGACACTGTGGCCACGCCTCTCTTCCTCCA GTTCCCCTCAGACCCTAACTgccagaccatagacagacagttCCTGTGGGGGAGTTCTCTGCTCGTCAGCCCAGTGTTAGAGCAGGGGGCAGTGGAGCTGGCTGCCTACCTCCCCCCGGGGACTTGGTACAGTCTGCACAAT GGCCAGCCGTTCTACAGTAAGGGTCAGTACCTGCTCCTCCCAGCCCCTCTGGACACCATCAATGTCCATGTGAGAGAGGGACACATCATCccacagcag GAGCCAGGCCTGACTACCTCAGCTTCTCGCAGTAACCCTTTCCTCCTGATGGTGGCGCTGTCTGCTGGGGGCTGGGCCTGGGGTGACCTGTTCTGGGATGACGGGGACAGTCTGGACACCTTCCAGAGAGGAGACTACTCCTATGTTATCTTCGTCGCTGGACAG TCCCAGGTGGTGAGTGACCCCCTGCGTCAGAACGGGGCGCTGGACGGGCTGGTGCTGGGAGGGCTGCGGGTGTTCGGGGTGCCTTCCCCACCACGCTTTGTATGGGCCAACGGAAAGAAAGTGTGGGATTTCTCTTATCGGACTGACACCAAG gttCTGACGGTGACCAGCCTGGCCCTGCCCATGTCAGAGGTGTTTGAAGTCCTGTGGACCTTGTGA
- the gaa gene encoding lysosomal alpha-glucosidase isoform X2: MGLSSCLSALSLSALLTLALITCLHLSYLSDQKLSLIKLTSKQQPDETPIHLSVRPGLEEDPATKQAGERETVNLQRGSSHPAPSHRLLWEVPHPASSSGPREAECRRVALESRFDCARDRVLSQTECQGRGCCYAPLPQGLSGGPPWCFYPPSYSGYRMGPLTPTSRGQAATLTRPTPSYLPRDISTLRLEILDETEGRLHLTLKDPLSRRYEVPLSTAQSRGNTDTQDHQYVTEFQPDPFGFIVRRKSNGRVLVDTTVAPLLYADQYLQLSTSLASSLVSGLGEHYTPLSLDLNWTSLTLWNRDMAPHGDANLYGSHPFYMVQEGDGQAHGVFLLNSNAMEVVLQPSPALTWVAVGGILDLYIFLGPDPQSVVRQYLQVIGYPMMPPYWSLGFHLCRWGYRSTNTTREVVRRMHNANFPLDVQWNDLDYADKRRVFTFDPQRFVDLPDMVKEFHQKGMKYILILDPGISSTSPPGTYPPFDEGQRRGVFIRNSTGQTLIGKVWPGPTAFPDFTNPETQSWWEDCIREFHSRVPLDGLWIDMNEPASFVQGSVEGCPDSDLEHPPYVPRVVGGQLNTGTLCMSAQQNQSTHYNLHNLYGLTEASATHSALVKVRGSRPFVLSRSSFPGIGRFSGVWTGDVRSDWEQLRYSIPAVLLFGLFGVPLVGADVCGFRGDTTEELCVRWTQLGAFYPFMRNHNDKPNAPQEPYVFGLEAQAAMRSAVMLRYSLLPFLYTLFYHTHTSADTVATPLFLQFPSDPNCQTIDRQFLWGSSLLVSPVLEQGAVELAAYLPPGTWASRSTVRVSTCSSQPLWTPSMSM; this comes from the exons ATGGGTTTGTCTAGTTGTctgtctgccctgtctctctCAGCCCTGCTCACCCTGGCCTTGATAACATGTTTACACCTTAGCTACCTGTCTGACCAAAAGTTGTCACTGATAAAATTAACTAGCAAACAACAACCAGATGAGACACCAATACACCTGTCAGTAAGACCTGGTTTAGAGGAAGATCCAGCAACAAAACAGGCTggtgagagggagacagtgaaCCTCCAGAGGGGTAGCTCCCATCCAGCCCCCAGCCACAGATTGCTGTGGGAAGTCCCCCATCCAGCCAGCTCCAGTGGTCCCAGAGAGGCAGAGTGTAGGAGGGTAGCCCTGGAGAGCCGCTTTGACTGCGCCCGGGACCGAGTTCTGAGCCAGACAGAGTGTCAGGGGAGAGGGTGCTGCTATGCCCCCCTACCACAAGGCCTCTCTGGAGGACCCCCCTGGTGCTTCTACCCCCCGTCATACAGCGGCTACAGGATGGGGCCCCTCACCCCCACTTCCAGGGGCCAGGCTGCCACCCTTACTCGGCCCACTCCCTCCTACCTTCCCCGGGATATCTCTACGCTCCGGTTGGAGATACTGGATGAGACAGAAGGCCGACTGCACCTCACT TTGAAGGATCCGTTGTCCCGGCGATATGAGGTTCCTTTATCCACTGCCCAGTCCAGGGGTAACACTGACACCCAGGACCACCAATATGTCACTGAGTTTCAACCCGACCCTTTTGGGTTCATAGTGCGCCGAAAATCCAACGGCCGTGTCCT tgtggaCACCACGGTGGCCCCGCTGCTGTATGCTGACCAGTACCTGCAGCTGTCCACGTCCCTGGCCTCCTCACTGGTGTCTGGGCTGGGGGAACACTACACGCCCCTCAGCCTGGACCTCAATTGGACCTCCCTCACCCTTTGGAACAGGGACATGGCACCCCAC GGCGATGCCAACCTTTATGGGTCCCATCCGTTCTACATGGTGCAGGAGGGGGATGGACAGGCTCACGGGGTCTTCCTGCTCAACAGTAATGCCATGG AGGTGGTGCTGCAGCCTAGCCCTGCTCTGACCTGGGTGGCTGTGGGAGGAATCCTGGACCTGTACATCTTCCTGGGCCCTGACCCTCAGAGTGTTGTCAGACAGTACCTCCAGGTTATAG GGTACCCTATGATGCCTCCTTATTGGTCACTGGGGTTCCACCTGTGTCGCTGGGGTTACCGGTCCACCAACACAACCCGAGAGGTGGTGCGACGCATGCACAACGCTAACTTCCCCCTG gacgtgcaGTGGAATGACCTGGATTATGCAGACAAGCGTCGGGTGTTCACCTTTGACCCCCAGCGCTTTGTGGACCTGCCAGACATGGTGAAGGAGTTTCATCAGAAGGGCATGAAGTACATTCTCATCCTG GACCCTGGGATCAGCAGCACCAGCCCCCCTGGTACATACCCACCCTTTGATGAGGGTCAGCGGAGAGGGGTCTTCATCAGGAACTCTACAGGACAGACACTCATAGGGAAG GTGTGGCCTGGTCCGACAGCGTTCCCTGACTTCACTAACCCAGAGACACAGAGCTGGTGGGAGGACTGCATTCGGGAGTTCCACTCCAGAGTCCCGCTAGATGGCCTGTGGATT GATATGAATGAACCAGCCAGTTTTGTGCAGGGCTCTGTGGAAGGGTGTCCTGACAGTGATTTGGAGCACCCCCCCTACGTGCCAC gggTGGTTGGAGGACAGCTGAACACTGGTACACTCTGCATGTCAGCTCAACAGAACCAGTCCACTCACTACAACCTGCATAACCTCTATGGGCTGACGGAGGCTAGCGCCACCCACAG TGCCCTGGTGAAGGTCCGGGGGTCGCGACCCTTCGTGCTGTCCCGCTCCTCCTTCCCTGGCATTGGCCGTTTCTCCGGAGTCTGGACGGGAGATGTGAGGAGCGACTGGGAGCAGCTCAGATACTCCATCCCTG cGGTGCTGCTGTTTGGCCTGTTCGGGGTGCCCCTGGTGGGGGCGGATGTGTGTGGGTTCAGGGGGGACACCACAGAGGAGCTGTGTGTACGCTGGACCCAGCTTGGAGCCTTCTACCCCTTCATGAGGAACCACAACGACAAGCCCAACGCT CCCCAGGAGCCCTATGTGTTTGGGCTGGAGGCCCAGGCAGCCATGCGTAGCGCGGTGATGTTACGTTACTCTCTCCTGCCGTTCCTCTACACACtcttctaccacacacacacctccgcaGACACTGTGGCCACGCCTCTCTTCCTCCA GTTCCCCTCAGACCCTAACTgccagaccatagacagacagttCCTGTGGGGGAGTTCTCTGCTCGTCAGCCCAGTGTTAGAGCAGGGGGCAGTGGAGCTGGCTGCCTACCTCCCCCCGGGGACTTG GGCCAGCCGTTCTACAGTAAGGGTCAGTACCTGCTCCTCCCAGCCCCTCTGGACACCATCAATGTCCATGTGA